From one Paenibacillus sp. FSL K6-1330 genomic stretch:
- a CDS encoding methyltransferase domain-containing protein, with protein sequence MEHAKVQDFIESSQQQWDEEYRSNLWDYLSDITEYARYSVVYGYIRKFIGDEGILDMGCGAGILYDMLLDVEQLNYTGVDLSEEAIKIASSKTSRNLFQRADINHYVPHKRYNVIVFNESLQYVPNTPNKLLEYARYLTPDGVIISSLYSHKNTKDPDYLMVEHKIGEIESCGLFDVVDKVSVFNHNAGLKWYIHLLKAKS encoded by the coding sequence ATGGAACACGCGAAGGTTCAGGATTTCATCGAAAGCAGTCAACAGCAATGGGACGAAGAGTACCGATCCAACCTGTGGGATTATTTATCGGACATCACGGAATATGCCAGATACTCGGTCGTGTACGGTTACATAAGAAAGTTTATTGGGGACGAGGGCATTTTGGATATGGGATGCGGGGCCGGGATATTGTATGACATGCTCCTTGATGTTGAACAGTTGAATTACACGGGTGTCGACCTGTCCGAAGAAGCGATCAAAATCGCATCCAGCAAAACATCAAGGAACCTATTCCAGCGCGCGGACATCAATCACTATGTCCCTCATAAGCGTTACAACGTCATTGTGTTTAATGAGTCATTGCAGTACGTGCCAAACACCCCGAACAAACTGCTAGAATATGCGCGTTACCTGACCCCGGATGGAGTCATCATCTCTTCCCTTTATTCTCACAAGAATACCAAAGATCCTGATTATCTCATGGTAGAGCATAAGATTGGCGAGATTGAAAGCTGCGGATTATTTGATGTCGTGGATAAAGTCAGCGTGTTTAACCATAATGCGGGTTTGAAATGGTATATTCATCTTTTGAAGGCGAAGAGCTAG
- a CDS encoding undecaprenyl-phosphate glucose phosphotransferase — MIRQNQGFLTKLYMITDFAFIQLAFLIAWWIKFESSWFPYEEPLPLETYTLWSLVYGAVAVVVGIMITLYSPKRKKRFADEFMKIFQAHFIGMFVLLSIMFFVKEVNISRWYLAIYMILNVAFIILYRYFLKKSLKHFREKGYNRQFVLIVGAGTLGKRFFKNLKQYPELGYEVIGFLDDYQQWDEIEDRRLKPILGSVSDLHKVLNENLVDEVVLALPLNAHHKYPEIIAACEKAGVRTLIIPDFFDYLPARPVFDNFAGMPMINVRDIPLDLAANRLFKRAFDIVFSLVAIILTLPVMIGIYLGIRLTSRGPVIFKQERVGLNRRNFYMYKFRSMKPLPEGASDTGWTVENDPRRTKFGSFLRKTSLDELPQFFNVLFGHMSVVGPRPERPYYVEQFKEEIPKYMVKHHVRPGITGWAQSNGLRGDTSIEERIKHDIFYIENWSILFDIKIILRTIRNGFKNAY, encoded by the coding sequence ATGATCCGCCAGAATCAGGGGTTTTTGACCAAATTATATATGATTACCGATTTTGCTTTTATCCAACTGGCATTCTTGATTGCATGGTGGATCAAGTTTGAGAGCAGCTGGTTTCCGTACGAAGAGCCGCTCCCTCTAGAAACCTATACTTTGTGGAGTCTAGTTTACGGCGCGGTTGCCGTGGTTGTCGGGATCATGATTACCTTGTACTCGCCGAAGCGGAAAAAGCGCTTTGCCGACGAGTTCATGAAGATCTTTCAGGCTCATTTCATCGGTATGTTCGTCCTCTTGAGTATCATGTTCTTTGTTAAAGAGGTGAATATCTCACGTTGGTATCTCGCCATCTACATGATTCTAAACGTAGCCTTCATTATTCTATACCGTTATTTCCTAAAAAAATCCCTAAAACATTTTCGGGAAAAAGGATATAATCGCCAATTCGTGCTCATCGTGGGAGCAGGTACGCTCGGCAAGCGCTTCTTCAAAAATCTGAAGCAATACCCGGAGCTCGGGTATGAAGTCATCGGTTTCCTGGATGATTACCAGCAGTGGGACGAGATCGAAGACAGACGGCTTAAACCTATTCTCGGGTCGGTCAGCGATCTACATAAGGTGCTGAATGAAAATCTCGTCGATGAGGTCGTACTAGCACTTCCGCTTAATGCGCACCACAAGTACCCGGAGATCATTGCCGCTTGTGAAAAAGCCGGGGTTCGGACGCTGATTATCCCGGACTTTTTCGATTACCTCCCGGCACGGCCGGTGTTTGATAACTTTGCGGGTATGCCGATGATCAACGTGCGCGATATCCCGCTGGATCTAGCGGCAAACCGGCTGTTTAAGCGAGCGTTTGATATCGTATTCTCGTTAGTGGCAATTATCCTTACCTTGCCGGTGATGATCGGGATTTACCTGGGTATCCGATTGACCTCCCGAGGCCCTGTCATTTTCAAGCAGGAGCGGGTCGGGCTGAACCGCAGAAACTTTTATATGTATAAATTCCGCTCTATGAAGCCACTGCCAGAGGGGGCATCGGATACGGGCTGGACCGTGGAAAATGATCCGCGCCGCACCAAGTTCGGCTCTTTTCTTCGGAAGACCAGTCTGGATGAGCTGCCTCAGTTTTTCAATGTCCTGTTCGGTCATATGAGCGTAGTAGGCCCTAGGCCGGAGCGCCCTTATTATGTTGAACAATTCAAAGAGGAAATTCCAAAGTACATGGTGAAACACCACGTGCGCCCGGGCATCACGGGATGGGCGCAGAGCAATGGTCTGCGCGGAGACACTTCGATTGAGGAGCGGATCAAGCACGATATTTTCTACATCGAGAATTGGTCCATTCTGTTTGATATCAAAATTATTCTGCGCACAATCCGCAATGGATTCAAGAACGCATACTGA
- a CDS encoding glycosyltransferase family 2 protein: MDLSILIVNYNTCQLTVDCLRSVFASETDYTYEVILIDNNSKDDSVQTIRELFPQVKLIENTENTGFAKANNQGMEVAEGRYMLLLNSDTIIQQDTIETMVAFMDYNPIIGASGCKIVLPDGSLDKACKRGFPTPSASFYYAFGLSKLFPNKPEFNQYQLGYLNPDVEYPVDCLVGAFMLVRRETIEQVGGLDETFFMYGEDIDWCYRIKQAGWGIHYYPRTKIIHYKGGSARRRPFKIIYEFHRAMILFHRKHYRQKYNIFVNGAVYAGVGLKLLLSLLMNRLKPIRPATITQSSGGVEVKS, encoded by the coding sequence ATGGATTTAAGCATTTTAATCGTGAACTACAATACCTGTCAGCTGACGGTGGACTGTTTGCGATCCGTGTTTGCATCAGAGACGGACTATACATACGAAGTCATTTTGATAGATAACAACTCGAAGGACGACTCGGTTCAGACCATCCGAGAGTTATTCCCGCAGGTCAAGCTGATCGAGAACACGGAGAATACCGGCTTTGCCAAAGCCAACAATCAGGGGATGGAAGTTGCGGAAGGTCGCTATATGCTGCTGCTAAATTCCGACACGATTATCCAGCAGGATACGATTGAGACGATGGTCGCTTTTATGGACTATAACCCGATCATTGGTGCTTCTGGCTGTAAAATCGTCCTCCCGGACGGTTCGCTGGATAAGGCCTGTAAAAGAGGGTTTCCTACGCCTTCGGCTTCTTTTTACTATGCCTTTGGGCTCAGCAAGCTGTTCCCGAACAAGCCGGAGTTCAACCAGTATCAATTAGGATATTTGAATCCGGACGTAGAGTATCCGGTGGATTGTTTGGTTGGTGCGTTCATGCTGGTACGTCGCGAGACGATTGAGCAGGTAGGCGGGCTGGATGAAACCTTTTTTATGTACGGGGAAGACATCGACTGGTGCTATCGCATCAAGCAGGCGGGATGGGGAATTCACTATTATCCTCGGACCAAGATTATCCATTATAAAGGCGGCAGCGCCCGGCGCAGGCCGTTCAAGATCATTTATGAGTTCCATCGGGCGATGATTCTTTTTCATCGGAAGCATTACCGGCAGAAATACAACATATTCGTTAATGGAGCCGTCTATGCAGGCGTTGGTCTGAAATTGCTCCTATCCTTGCTTATGAACCGGCTTAAGCCTATTCGTCCAGCAACCATAACGCAATCTTCAGGTGGAGTGGAGGTGAAATCATGA
- a CDS encoding acyltransferase — translation MRNFGLDVVRSIAIIMVLISHGRIFFGEYDLQWLSYNGLIGVEIFFVLSGYLIGRIIIKDVLPQNSFKPLFVFYQRRWFRTLPVYFLIMILLIIIVGKHPNWTNLIFLQNFNEMHLGFMPVSWSLSIEEWFYLLIPPLFIIALLITRNNSRTTFFAICCLVILVVTIARFYYVLTINPTWDYGVRKQIFLRLDSIMFGVLLAGIKIYYPHVIEKLMRHRSCMYLLTTFLLLFCVFYYIFVLDAGKEAMNNSLFGRTIFFNVISVSSGFLVITLSEDQKLNSFFRGSRSEKAFYFFSVTSYSVYLVHYELFVYLQRYIVNSSFEVKSLYLIASILSIYLISSLIYFFYEKPILRFRDKITAKKRINQEGLQVRL, via the coding sequence ATGCGCAATTTCGGTCTCGATGTAGTACGAAGCATAGCAATAATTATGGTCTTAATTAGCCATGGCCGCATTTTTTTTGGAGAGTATGATCTTCAATGGTTGTCATATAACGGTTTGATTGGTGTAGAAATTTTCTTTGTATTAAGTGGTTATTTAATTGGCCGCATCATAATTAAAGATGTGCTGCCGCAAAATTCTTTTAAACCGTTATTCGTTTTTTATCAAAGAAGATGGTTCCGGACGCTTCCTGTTTATTTCTTGATTATGATTCTTCTCATCATAATAGTAGGAAAGCATCCTAACTGGACAAATTTAATATTTCTCCAGAACTTTAATGAGATGCATTTGGGATTTATGCCGGTTTCATGGAGCTTATCGATAGAAGAGTGGTTCTATTTGTTGATACCGCCGTTATTTATCATAGCTTTGCTTATTACGAGGAATAACTCAAGAACAACCTTTTTTGCCATTTGTTGCTTAGTTATTTTGGTCGTAACCATCGCAAGGTTTTATTATGTACTAACGATAAACCCAACTTGGGATTACGGCGTTCGAAAACAGATATTTCTTCGGTTGGATAGCATAATGTTCGGTGTATTGCTGGCAGGAATCAAAATATATTATCCGCATGTTATTGAGAAATTAATGAGGCATAGAAGCTGCATGTATCTCCTCACAACATTCTTGCTATTATTTTGTGTATTTTATTATATTTTTGTTCTCGATGCCGGGAAAGAAGCAATGAATAATTCTTTGTTCGGACGAACAATTTTCTTTAATGTGATCTCTGTTAGCTCCGGCTTCTTAGTGATAACCCTGTCAGAAGATCAGAAGCTCAACTCGTTCTTCAGAGGCAGCCGCTCAGAAAAGGCTTTTTATTTCTTTAGTGTGACCAGTTACTCAGTTTATCTGGTACACTATGAACTGTTTGTCTATCTTCAAAGGTACATTGTGAACTCTTCATTTGAGGTAAAATCCTTATACCTAATTGCTTCAATTCTATCCATATATCTAATATCATCTCTTATTTACTTTTTTTATGAGAAGCCGATATTAAGATTTAGAGATAAAATAACAGCAAAAAAAAGAATCAATCAGGAAGGACTTCAAGTACGCTTATGA
- a CDS encoding glycosyltransferase family 2 protein yields the protein MNQVQVLLSTYNGEHYISEQLQSILKQSYPHISVLVRDDGSSDQTLALLKEYAETHPDRIKVITGSNIGVVSSFFELVQQSDPHADYYCFCDQDDVWLEHKIERAVSLLSSQSDHTPSMVFTSTELTDKELNSLGTWPKAPSKQPSFYNALVQNLAVGATITINRPARNKFVKGYEVDPSKIIMHDWWFYLLVSGFGNVIYDKRPSILYRQHENNVVGGSNSLFNKLKQKYRSYIKHKDKHLLVMQAREFYGAYGHLMDEKKREQLELFIAPRERLREKIYFLSRSKLYRQSILEQLLFRFLILVGYI from the coding sequence ATGAATCAGGTCCAGGTGCTGTTATCTACCTATAATGGAGAGCACTATATATCCGAGCAACTACAAAGTATATTAAAGCAGAGTTATCCTCATATCTCCGTTCTTGTACGGGATGATGGATCATCCGATCAAACATTGGCATTATTAAAGGAATATGCTGAAACTCATCCTGACCGAATCAAAGTGATCACTGGAAGTAATATAGGGGTTGTCTCCAGTTTTTTTGAGTTGGTTCAACAATCCGATCCCCATGCGGATTATTACTGTTTCTGCGATCAGGATGATGTATGGCTGGAGCATAAAATTGAGCGTGCTGTAAGTTTGTTAAGTTCTCAATCGGATCATACTCCCTCGATGGTATTTACGTCAACGGAGCTTACCGATAAAGAGTTAAATTCTCTCGGTACTTGGCCCAAGGCCCCTTCGAAGCAACCTTCATTTTACAACGCTTTGGTGCAAAATCTTGCTGTTGGGGCAACTATTACGATAAATAGGCCCGCGAGAAATAAATTTGTTAAAGGGTACGAGGTCGATCCTAGTAAAATCATTATGCATGATTGGTGGTTTTACTTGTTGGTATCTGGATTCGGCAATGTAATATATGATAAACGACCTTCGATACTGTATCGCCAGCATGAAAATAATGTTGTAGGTGGAAGTAACTCATTATTCAACAAACTAAAGCAGAAATATCGCAGTTACATAAAACATAAGGATAAGCATCTTCTTGTCATGCAAGCAAGAGAGTTTTATGGAGCATACGGGCATTTAATGGACGAAAAAAAGAGAGAGCAGCTTGAACTTTTTATTGCTCCTAGGGAACGACTTAGAGAAAAAATCTATTTTCTTTCAAGATCAAAACTATATCGTCAATCCATTTTAGAGCAGTTACTTTTTCGCTTTTTAATTCTTGTGGGCTATATATAA
- the rfbD gene encoding dTDP-4-dehydrorhamnose reductase: MRVLVTGAQGQLGQDVIHIFGQVGHEVIPCSRQELDVTNLNQCRQIIASHRPDCVIHCAAYTAVDAAESDIDGAYLVNAIGTRNVARSAEQVGAKLVYISTDYVFRGTHDRAYHEYDPTDPRTVYGQTKLAGEQIVRDFSTKWFIVRASWLFGLQGSNFVKTMLSLGQEKPLLQVVDDQKGSPTYTVDLARFLLQVSTTEKYGVYHASNRGSCTWFEFTKAIFEEAEEQLGIKIMASLQPCTTAQFPRPAPRPANSVLDHLSIRLNQLQDLPHWREGLKQFMLDIKEHPELYLK; this comes from the coding sequence ATGAGGGTTTTGGTAACTGGAGCTCAAGGACAACTCGGTCAGGACGTCATTCATATTTTTGGTCAGGTCGGACATGAAGTAATTCCTTGCAGCCGACAAGAATTGGATGTTACAAACCTGAATCAATGCCGACAAATAATCGCATCACACCGTCCAGATTGTGTCATTCACTGCGCTGCTTATACAGCAGTGGATGCCGCGGAGAGTGATATCGACGGAGCTTATCTAGTCAATGCTATAGGTACAAGAAATGTTGCTCGATCAGCCGAACAAGTTGGAGCTAAGCTCGTTTATATTAGCACGGATTATGTATTTCGCGGTACCCATGACAGAGCCTATCATGAGTATGATCCAACCGATCCGAGAACAGTTTACGGCCAAACCAAACTTGCTGGAGAACAGATCGTAAGAGATTTTAGTACTAAGTGGTTTATTGTTCGTGCCTCATGGTTATTTGGACTTCAGGGAAGTAATTTCGTGAAGACGATGCTTAGCCTAGGACAAGAGAAACCGCTTTTGCAAGTTGTTGATGACCAGAAGGGATCACCTACGTACACGGTAGATTTGGCTCGTTTCTTACTGCAAGTATCGACTACTGAAAAATACGGCGTTTACCATGCCTCTAACCGCGGATCATGCACGTGGTTCGAGTTTACGAAAGCTATTTTCGAAGAAGCAGAGGAACAGCTGGGTATAAAGATTATGGCTAGTTTGCAGCCATGCACGACCGCACAGTTCCCTCGGCCGGCTCCTCGGCCAGCCAATTCTGTATTGGATCATCTTTCGATCCGTTTAAATCAATTGCAAGATCTGCCGCATTGGCGAGAAGGATTGAAGCAGTTTATGCTGGATATAAAAGAGCACCCTGAACTATACTTGAAGTGA
- the rfbB gene encoding dTDP-glucose 4,6-dehydratase — MRLLVTGGAGFIGSNFILYMMQQHPDYKIINMDALTYAGNLENLDSVEKEANYTFIQADIADKQAVDQIFQQGIDVVVNFAAESHVDRSILEPEVFVNTNVLGTQVLLDSSKKYGVTKFVQVSTDEVYGSLGETGLFSDSTPLAPNSPYSASKAGGDLLVRAYHETFGLPVNITRCSNNYGPYQFPEKLIPLMISRALNDEPLPVYGDGMNIRDWLYVEDHCSAIDLVIHQGRVGDVYNIGGNNERTNIHIVKTILEELGKPETLIQFVEDRPGHDRRYGIDPTKIMKELGWKPKHNFETGIKETITWYLSNKEWWTRIQSGEYREYLTKQYGSRLGKDQ; from the coding sequence ATGAGACTATTAGTCACCGGTGGTGCCGGTTTTATAGGTAGTAATTTTATTCTATACATGATGCAGCAGCATCCAGATTATAAGATCATTAACATGGATGCCCTTACGTATGCCGGGAACCTGGAAAATTTGGATTCTGTTGAGAAGGAAGCAAACTATACCTTTATCCAGGCGGATATTGCAGATAAACAAGCAGTAGATCAAATCTTTCAACAAGGCATCGATGTTGTAGTTAATTTCGCTGCTGAATCCCACGTAGACCGCAGTATTTTGGAGCCAGAAGTATTTGTGAATACAAACGTACTCGGTACACAGGTTCTATTGGATTCGTCTAAAAAATACGGGGTAACCAAATTTGTGCAGGTTTCAACGGATGAAGTGTACGGATCCCTAGGGGAAACAGGACTCTTCTCCGATTCGACACCTCTTGCTCCAAACAGTCCCTACTCAGCCAGCAAAGCGGGTGGAGATTTGCTCGTCAGAGCATATCACGAAACCTTTGGCCTTCCGGTGAATATTACACGTTGCTCCAATAATTACGGTCCGTATCAATTTCCCGAAAAGTTAATTCCGCTCATGATTTCTCGTGCACTAAATGATGAGCCTTTGCCGGTTTACGGCGACGGCATGAACATTCGTGACTGGCTCTATGTTGAGGACCATTGCAGCGCAATTGATCTTGTTATTCATCAAGGCCGAGTTGGTGATGTTTACAACATTGGGGGCAATAACGAGCGTACAAATATTCATATTGTTAAGACAATTTTAGAGGAGCTTGGCAAACCTGAGACGCTGATTCAATTTGTCGAGGATCGACCTGGCCATGATCGTAGGTATGGCATCGATCCAACCAAGATAATGAAAGAACTCGGTTGGAAGCCGAAGCATAACTTCGAGACCGGAATTAAGGAAACCATCACTTGGTATTTGAGTAACAAGGAATGGTGGACCAGAATTCAATCTGGGGAATATCGTGAATATCTGACCAAGCAATATGGCAGTCGATTAGGTAAAGACCAATGA
- the rfbC gene encoding dTDP-4-dehydrorhamnose 3,5-epimerase encodes MKLTPLKLTGACLLEPKVHGDHRGFFMESYNERLFQENGVHYNFIQDNHSLSSEPGVLRGLHYQLNSKAQTKLIRVLEGAIYDVVVDIRKSSPTFGQWVGVILSEHNKRQLLVPKGFAHGFCTLVPNTQVLYKVDEYYSPEHDRGILWSDPALGIDWPTSNPILSDKDQRHPLLKDAEMNFE; translated from the coding sequence ATGAAATTAACTCCATTAAAATTAACAGGAGCTTGTTTACTTGAACCCAAAGTGCATGGGGATCATCGGGGATTTTTTATGGAGAGCTATAATGAACGATTATTTCAAGAAAACGGCGTCCATTACAACTTCATTCAAGATAACCACTCCCTTTCATCTGAGCCTGGCGTGTTACGAGGTCTTCATTATCAACTCAATTCCAAAGCCCAGACAAAACTAATTCGTGTACTAGAGGGAGCTATTTATGATGTAGTGGTAGACATTCGGAAAAGTTCACCTACCTTCGGCCAATGGGTAGGCGTTATCTTGAGTGAACACAACAAGCGACAACTCTTAGTCCCTAAGGGGTTCGCACATGGTTTCTGCACCCTCGTTCCTAACACGCAAGTGTTGTATAAGGTAGACGAATATTATTCCCCAGAACATGACCGCGGCATATTATGGAGTGATCCGGCTTTAGGGATTGATTGGCCAACATCGAACCCGATTCTTTCGGATAAAGATCAGCGGCATCCATTGTTGAAGGATGCTGAAATGAATTTTGAGTAG
- a CDS encoding sugar phosphate nucleotidyltransferase codes for MKGIILAGGTGSRLFPLTKVTNKHLLPVGKYPMIFHAVYKLKQADIKEVLIVTGREHMGDVVNLLGSGRDMGVTFTYKVQDEAGGIAQALDLAENFVGNDQMVVILGDNVFEDNITPFILNFQNQKNGAKILIQEVPDPKRFGVPELQGDQITSIEEKPQHPKSNYAVTGIYMFDHRVFEIVKSLKPSARGELEITDVNNAYIERGELTFDVLQGWWTDAGTHSSLARANELAKNLEFGEEFGKLKL; via the coding sequence ATGAAAGGAATAATTCTTGCAGGTGGCACAGGCTCGCGTTTGTTCCCGTTAACAAAAGTAACTAATAAACACCTTTTGCCAGTAGGCAAATATCCGATGATTTTTCATGCCGTCTATAAACTTAAGCAGGCTGATATTAAAGAAGTTCTCATTGTCACTGGTAGAGAACATATGGGGGATGTAGTTAATCTCTTGGGTAGCGGCCGAGATATGGGCGTTACCTTCACATATAAGGTACAGGACGAAGCCGGGGGGATTGCCCAGGCTCTTGATCTAGCTGAGAACTTTGTTGGAAATGATCAAATGGTGGTTATTTTAGGTGATAACGTATTCGAGGATAATATAACTCCATTTATATTGAACTTTCAAAATCAAAAGAATGGTGCCAAAATTTTGATTCAAGAAGTTCCTGATCCTAAACGATTTGGAGTTCCGGAATTACAAGGGGACCAAATTACATCTATTGAAGAGAAGCCGCAACATCCAAAATCCAACTATGCTGTAACAGGGATTTATATGTTTGATCATAGAGTGTTTGAGATTGTTAAATCACTAAAACCTTCTGCACGCGGTGAATTAGAGATTACAGATGTAAATAATGCATATATTGAACGTGGTGAACTTACTTTTGATGTTCTTCAAGGTTGGTGGACGGATGCAGGTACTCACTCTTCACTAGCTCGTGCCAATGAGTTGGCAAAGAACTTAGAGTTTGGAGAGGAATTTGGGAAACTCAAATTATAA